In a genomic window of Agarivorans albus:
- a CDS encoding DUF2955 domain-containing protein translates to MSTKALSLRLANPLKAHMLRFSLVSALVLVLAVSLEWSMSFVTAIFTAQLLLPGKPPLNLALIKTLALAVLSCFLVGLGVVLIAQPYPLLLFIILAWCLFFVFYRASTGLNELVVLFLLVALIALPMLASASRAAASSFVVDFMLAFVLALLIVAFVHWLIPVKDDFHQGAEKQQAPILKHQDACRQAVVSTIVILPLIIYFFAFDKLSDLLVVIFVAILAQNPELTKGAKVSIGIIFTNIVGGLIAVLVFNLLVAAPQFSFMALLITLTFMLIAQAIYLHPKGAIVAAGLSAYIIILGSTIGSDGGLATTKFYARIFQLSMVGLYVVGSFYLVHKLAWLKPVSPNS, encoded by the coding sequence ATGTCTACTAAGGCCTTAAGCTTGCGGCTTGCTAATCCTCTAAAAGCGCATATGTTGCGCTTTAGCTTAGTGAGTGCCTTGGTACTGGTGCTGGCGGTAAGTTTAGAGTGGAGTATGTCATTTGTTACTGCCATTTTTACCGCTCAGTTGTTATTGCCTGGCAAGCCACCGCTAAATTTGGCCTTAATTAAAACCTTAGCGCTAGCGGTATTAAGCTGTTTTTTGGTAGGGCTTGGGGTTGTGCTTATTGCCCAGCCTTATCCTTTGCTACTGTTTATCATTCTTGCTTGGTGTTTGTTTTTTGTATTTTACCGAGCCAGTACCGGTTTAAATGAGTTAGTGGTGCTATTTCTGTTGGTGGCACTAATCGCCTTGCCGATGTTGGCCAGTGCTAGCAGGGCAGCAGCGTCTAGTTTTGTTGTCGACTTTATGCTGGCCTTTGTCTTGGCCTTGTTGATAGTGGCCTTTGTGCATTGGCTGATACCAGTGAAAGACGACTTCCACCAAGGAGCAGAAAAGCAGCAAGCGCCGATTCTAAAACATCAAGATGCCTGTCGTCAGGCAGTGGTTAGCACCATAGTTATACTGCCACTTATTATCTACTTCTTTGCTTTCGATAAACTCAGTGATTTGCTAGTGGTGATTTTTGTGGCTATTTTGGCGCAAAACCCCGAGTTAACTAAAGGCGCAAAAGTCAGTATAGGAATTATTTTCACCAACATTGTAGGTGGGTTAATTGCTGTGCTGGTATTTAATTTATTGGTTGCAGCGCCGCAGTTTAGTTTTATGGCACTGCTAATTACCCTTACTTTTATGCTGATCGCCCAAGCTATTTACCTGCATCCTAAAGGCGCGATAGTAGCAGCTGGCCTATCGGCTTATATCATTATACTGGGCAGTACTATTGGCAGTGATGGCGGCTTAGCTACCACTAAGTTTTATGCGCGTATCTTCCAGTTAAGCATGGTGGGTTTGTATGTGGTGGGCAGTTTTTACTTAGTGCATAAGTTGGCTTGGCTTAAGCCAGTTAGTCCTAATAGCTGA
- a CDS encoding HlyD family secretion protein, with the protein MSEQNEASEAAPSNPLRKSSLLVFALCILVFIIYVVSDRVTPNTDNARVFGFVVPIAASVSGKLVEVNVTNNQLVEKGQPLAKVAEEEYVLAVTQAEAALELAGQEIGAGTAGVSAAQARLLEASTSYQAILTDANRLFAVEDQNVVPQQNIDRARSDVAKAKASVAKANAELEQAKQNLGVSGEDNPKLQSALAKLGKARLDLSKTVIVAPSEGGVTNLQLEAGYYANKGQPLMTFVTTKEVWIEAYMRENNIANIKAGDPVEIALDIAPGKIFKGEVVSIGFAVNYGQSNNLGALPTIPQTAGWLRDPQRFPVIIKFSDDTAHGLRRIGAQADVTVYTEGTFIMKALAKLALRVKSWFSYVY; encoded by the coding sequence ATGTCTGAACAAAATGAAGCCTCAGAAGCTGCGCCAAGCAACCCTTTACGTAAAAGTTCGTTGTTGGTATTTGCCCTGTGTATTTTGGTTTTTATTATTTATGTCGTGAGCGATAGAGTGACGCCTAATACCGACAATGCTCGGGTATTTGGTTTTGTGGTGCCGATTGCCGCCTCGGTATCGGGCAAACTGGTTGAAGTGAATGTTACGAACAACCAGTTAGTTGAAAAAGGCCAACCTTTGGCCAAGGTAGCCGAAGAAGAATACGTGCTGGCGGTCACTCAAGCCGAAGCCGCATTAGAGTTAGCCGGGCAAGAAATTGGTGCAGGAACCGCTGGCGTTTCGGCTGCGCAAGCGCGCTTACTTGAAGCATCCACCTCTTATCAAGCGATTCTTACCGACGCCAATCGTTTGTTTGCCGTAGAAGACCAAAACGTTGTGCCGCAGCAAAATATTGATAGAGCGCGCAGCGATGTGGCCAAAGCTAAAGCTTCGGTAGCCAAGGCCAACGCAGAGTTGGAACAAGCTAAACAAAATCTTGGGGTGAGCGGCGAAGATAACCCTAAGCTGCAATCCGCTTTAGCTAAGTTGGGCAAAGCCCGTTTGGATTTATCTAAAACCGTAATTGTTGCGCCTTCTGAGGGAGGGGTGACTAACTTACAGCTAGAAGCTGGTTATTACGCGAATAAAGGCCAACCGCTGATGACTTTTGTCACCACCAAAGAGGTGTGGATTGAGGCCTATATGCGAGAAAACAATATTGCCAATATCAAAGCGGGCGACCCGGTGGAAATAGCCCTAGATATTGCACCAGGCAAAATCTTCAAAGGCGAGGTGGTGTCAATTGGGTTTGCGGTTAATTATGGTCAATCTAACAACTTAGGTGCGCTACCTACTATTCCGCAAACGGCTGGTTGGTTGCGAGATCCGCAGCGCTTTCCGGTAATCATCAAATTCTCTGATGATACTGCCCATGGCTTACGACGAATTGGTGCACAAGCAGATGTAACGGTATATACCGAAGGCACCTTCATTATGAAAGCGTTGGCTAAGCTGGCCTTAAGGGTTAAAAGCTGGTTCTCTTATGTCTACTAA
- a CDS encoding AI-2E family transporter, which translates to MLNQKTFERGAMEAAIKIGLLFLLAAWCIDIVRPFITPVIWAMILAVALNPLYLKLKNVVGKGGVAATIIVLVFLAIILVPGVKVTTAAIDSLAAVGKQVQQGSFEIPPPSNSIKSWPLIGEKVHAQWSLAASDLQRYLGTYASQVGDVAGKVIGFAGGLIGGLLMFCFSVIIAGVFMANGEKAVLGAQSLANALAGKHGSYLTNLASNTIQSVAKGVLGVAVIQATLLSIGFFAVGVPGAAVWSVLVLILAIAQLPPFLVVLPVVIYVFNHESTVVAGIFAVWSILAGFSENVLKPLLLGRGVDVPMLVILLGSLGGMLMSGFVGLFLGAVVLAVSYRLLVAWLELNSQEQADAND; encoded by the coding sequence ATGTTGAATCAAAAAACCTTTGAGCGCGGTGCAATGGAAGCCGCCATAAAAATAGGTTTACTATTTTTGTTAGCCGCATGGTGTATCGACATTGTGCGGCCCTTTATTACCCCGGTCATTTGGGCGATGATCTTGGCTGTAGCGCTTAATCCTCTGTATTTAAAACTCAAAAATGTGGTGGGTAAAGGTGGTGTAGCCGCCACCATTATTGTGCTGGTGTTTCTAGCCATAATTTTGGTACCTGGGGTTAAGGTGACTACCGCAGCAATCGACAGTTTAGCTGCTGTAGGTAAGCAAGTTCAGCAGGGCAGCTTTGAAATTCCTCCTCCTTCAAATTCAATCAAATCTTGGCCGCTAATTGGCGAAAAAGTACATGCGCAGTGGTCCTTAGCTGCCAGTGATTTACAGCGCTACTTAGGTACTTATGCAAGCCAAGTGGGTGACGTGGCTGGCAAGGTGATTGGTTTTGCTGGTGGGCTTATTGGCGGACTGTTGATGTTTTGCTTCTCGGTAATTATTGCCGGAGTATTTATGGCAAACGGTGAAAAAGCGGTACTGGGAGCGCAATCGTTAGCAAATGCCTTGGCAGGTAAGCATGGTAGCTACTTAACCAATTTAGCCAGTAATACCATTCAAAGCGTGGCAAAAGGCGTGCTTGGTGTTGCGGTTATTCAAGCTACTTTACTATCAATCGGCTTTTTTGCCGTAGGCGTACCGGGGGCGGCTGTATGGTCGGTGTTGGTGCTGATTTTGGCCATTGCCCAATTACCGCCGTTTTTAGTGGTATTGCCGGTGGTCATTTATGTCTTTAACCACGAGTCTACGGTGGTGGCAGGGATTTTTGCTGTATGGAGCATACTAGCGGGCTTTAGTGAAAATGTGCTCAAACCTTTATTGCTAGGGCGCGGCGTAGATGTGCCAATGCTGGTGATTTTGTTAGGTTCTTTAGGGGGAATGCTAATGTCTGGCTTTGTAGGGTTGTTCTTAGGAGCAGTAGTTCTAGCAGTTAGTTACCGCTTGTTAGTAGCATGGTTAGAGCTAAATTCTCAAGAGCAGGCAGATGCTAACGATTAA
- a CDS encoding TIM-barrel domain-containing protein codes for MSRQVFPFSIVQDGKPSNGLAELSLLNSNTLRVKIVPDTESLSKQQMLSELVVLPQLTVDPLYSSTEQMRSEHLNIAFSENGLSISTAEGELLRVAQTAFKQQGDDSALSQHFVSSGEQAFYGLGQYPDGIFNYQDQSREICQSNKGIAAPLLLSTKGYAVLWNQLAFTQFTSQGEGFSFSSAAGECIEFYVIYGPEFDQVIQHYRKLTGAAPLFGRWAYGYWQSKERYVNAAELVATAKNYRDKKIPIDNIVQDWKYWGDLGWSAMQFDEQVFGDAATTIAQLHDMHFKLMVSIWPIVGKGSPVFKALLENGYLFETEHWADGHIYDAYSQGARDIYWQHLKAGLMDLGVDALWMDGTEPEFISTQNPKDGVEFCHQQRDTELGSWKQVLNGYSLMTTRGVYEAQRQQILQGAEDKRVFTLSRSSYLGQQRYAAACWSGDISATWQVLRQQIPAGLNLCAAGLPYWTTDIGGFFTSGFGANFPEGVDDDAYKELYVRWFQYGAFCPLFRSHGANTPREIYQFGEPGDWAFDALLKFDKLRYRLLPYIYSQAWNITEHGGTMMRLLAFDFRQQAQLHNISDQFMFGDSLMVCPVTQAMFHQQSLQQQLIAPEHLHTAEGLQGISEQHFSDDQFKQLVATQVVESIDGNWAGGPPAGLPLSGYSVRWQGVLTVPVDGEYNWLIHANDGVRFYLDGKLLIDSWQTQAQLNHKASCHLEANQQYQLVVEYAHWQGSSKCSLSWAHAGIAHQQTQLYPAEREVVLPAGLAWYNYWNKHCYQGGQTIAMGTPIDIMPLLVKAGAIIPHGPDVQYHDELPSDPLIIEVYAGEDGRFCLYEDEGDSYRYEQGAYSEIVFEWDNSKRCLHIAKRSGSFAGMLQQRTFIVHLISAFDIQRQTLVYVGEEQSLQF; via the coding sequence ATGTCGCGCCAAGTATTTCCCTTCTCTATTGTTCAAGATGGCAAACCAAGTAACGGGCTTGCCGAACTGAGCTTGCTTAACTCAAATACCCTTAGAGTGAAGATTGTCCCTGATACCGAGAGTTTAAGCAAACAGCAAATGCTAAGTGAGTTGGTGGTGTTGCCGCAATTAACGGTTGACCCGCTGTATAGCTCTACCGAGCAAATGCGCAGCGAGCACTTGAATATAGCGTTTAGCGAAAACGGCTTGAGCATTAGCACTGCCGAAGGTGAGCTGCTGCGCGTAGCGCAAACTGCTTTTAAGCAACAAGGTGATGATAGCGCGCTTAGCCAGCACTTTGTTAGCTCAGGTGAACAAGCTTTTTATGGCTTAGGTCAATATCCTGATGGGATCTTTAACTACCAAGATCAAAGCCGCGAGATTTGCCAATCTAATAAAGGTATAGCAGCCCCTTTGCTACTATCCACCAAAGGTTATGCGGTGTTATGGAACCAACTTGCTTTTACCCAGTTTACTAGCCAAGGAGAGGGCTTTAGTTTTAGCTCAGCTGCTGGAGAGTGCATAGAGTTTTACGTTATTTATGGCCCCGAGTTTGACCAAGTTATTCAGCATTATCGAAAGCTTACTGGCGCTGCGCCGCTGTTTGGCCGTTGGGCTTATGGTTACTGGCAAAGCAAAGAGCGTTACGTAAATGCCGCCGAGCTAGTTGCCACAGCTAAAAATTATCGCGATAAAAAAATTCCCATCGATAACATCGTACAAGATTGGAAATACTGGGGAGATTTGGGCTGGAGCGCGATGCAGTTTGACGAGCAAGTGTTTGGCGATGCAGCCACAACCATTGCGCAACTTCATGATATGCACTTCAAACTCATGGTGTCGATTTGGCCAATTGTTGGCAAGGGCAGCCCAGTGTTTAAGGCCTTGTTAGAAAATGGCTATTTATTCGAAACCGAACATTGGGCCGATGGCCATATTTACGATGCTTATAGCCAAGGCGCACGTGATATTTATTGGCAACACCTTAAAGCCGGATTAATGGATCTAGGAGTAGATGCGCTTTGGATGGATGGCACAGAGCCAGAGTTTATCTCGACCCAAAATCCAAAAGATGGCGTGGAGTTTTGCCATCAGCAACGTGATACCGAGTTAGGCTCTTGGAAGCAGGTGCTAAATGGTTATTCCTTAATGACCACGCGAGGAGTTTATGAAGCGCAGCGCCAGCAGATTTTGCAAGGAGCAGAAGACAAGCGTGTTTTCACTCTTAGTCGCTCCAGTTATTTAGGTCAGCAACGTTACGCTGCGGCTTGTTGGTCGGGAGACATAAGTGCTACTTGGCAAGTATTGCGTCAGCAAATTCCAGCAGGCTTAAACTTGTGTGCCGCGGGTTTACCTTATTGGACTACCGACATCGGTGGATTCTTTACCAGTGGTTTTGGTGCGAACTTCCCAGAAGGTGTAGATGATGATGCCTACAAAGAGCTGTATGTTCGCTGGTTCCAATATGGGGCTTTTTGTCCGCTATTTCGCTCTCACGGCGCCAATACACCGCGCGAAATCTATCAGTTTGGCGAGCCGGGAGATTGGGCCTTTGACGCCTTGTTAAAGTTCGACAAATTGCGTTATCGCCTATTGCCTTATATCTATTCACAAGCATGGAATATTACTGAGCATGGCGGCACCATGATGCGTTTGCTGGCCTTTGATTTTAGGCAACAAGCGCAGCTGCATAACATTAGCGATCAGTTTATGTTTGGCGACAGTTTGATGGTGTGCCCAGTTACCCAAGCTATGTTCCATCAACAAAGTTTGCAGCAACAGTTGATTGCTCCAGAGCATTTGCACACGGCGGAAGGCTTGCAAGGCATTAGCGAGCAACACTTTTCTGATGATCAATTCAAACAGCTGGTTGCTACGCAAGTGGTTGAAAGCATCGATGGCAACTGGGCAGGTGGCCCGCCAGCGGGTTTGCCTTTAAGTGGTTATAGCGTGCGTTGGCAAGGGGTGCTAACCGTGCCGGTCGATGGCGAGTACAACTGGCTGATTCATGCTAATGATGGGGTGCGTTTCTATTTAGACGGTAAGCTGTTGATTGATAGTTGGCAAACTCAGGCGCAGCTTAACCATAAAGCGAGTTGTCATTTAGAGGCAAATCAACAATATCAATTGGTGGTTGAATATGCGCATTGGCAAGGTTCGTCAAAATGTAGCCTAAGCTGGGCACATGCAGGCATCGCTCATCAGCAAACACAGTTATATCCAGCTGAGCGAGAGGTGGTGTTACCTGCTGGTCTTGCTTGGTATAACTATTGGAACAAGCATTGCTATCAAGGTGGGCAAACTATTGCGATGGGCACGCCTATCGATATTATGCCCTTATTGGTGAAAGCAGGAGCCATTATTCCACATGGCCCCGACGTGCAGTATCACGATGAACTGCCCAGTGACCCGCTTATCATTGAGGTATACGCGGGTGAGGATGGCCGCTTTTGCTTGTACGAAGATGAGGGCGACAGTTATCGCTATGAGCAAGGGGCCTATAGCGAAATTGTGTTTGAATGGGATAACAGTAAGCGCTGTTTACATATTGCCAAACGCAGCGGCAGTTTTGCGGGTATGTTGCAACAACGTACCTTTATTGTTCACTTAATTAGCGCTTTTGATATTCAGCGACAAACCCTAGTTTATGTGGGAGAGGAGCAAAGCTTGCAGTTTTAA
- the nhaR gene encoding transcriptional activator NhaR produces MINYKHLHYFWVAAKQGGIARASELLHITPQTISGQISLLEQHFGSALFSKVGRNLELTETGRLALSYADEIFTLGDELEDSLRQGSAERPQLLKVGIAEVVPKTIAYRLLEPAYNMGEPLRMLCKENTLESLLAELALNRLDLVLADGPVPPGLGVRGFNHALGESGVSFVASPSIAKSLQANFPACLDGAPLLIPSEINLMHVRLLQWFDKQNIHPQIMGEFDDSALMKTFGQAGVGAFIVPTAIADEVVNQYGVELIGSIQDVREQFFAITAERRIANPAVVAITESAREWLA; encoded by the coding sequence GTGATAAATTATAAACATCTGCATTATTTTTGGGTGGCTGCCAAGCAAGGCGGTATTGCTCGAGCCAGTGAATTGCTGCATATCACGCCACAAACTATCAGCGGCCAGATAAGCTTGTTAGAGCAGCATTTTGGCAGCGCCTTATTTAGCAAAGTGGGTCGAAACTTAGAATTAACCGAAACTGGCCGTTTGGCTCTTAGTTACGCCGATGAAATATTCACTTTAGGTGATGAACTGGAAGATAGCCTAAGGCAAGGGTCAGCAGAACGTCCGCAGTTGCTAAAAGTGGGCATCGCCGAAGTGGTTCCCAAAACCATTGCTTACCGTCTGTTAGAGCCGGCCTACAACATGGGTGAGCCTTTACGCATGTTGTGCAAAGAAAACACCCTAGAGAGTTTGTTGGCAGAGCTAGCCCTAAACCGTTTGGATTTAGTGTTGGCAGATGGCCCTGTGCCTCCCGGTTTAGGCGTGCGTGGTTTTAATCATGCGTTAGGGGAAAGTGGCGTAAGTTTTGTGGCTAGCCCAAGCATTGCTAAGTCACTACAAGCTAACTTTCCGGCCTGCTTAGACGGTGCGCCATTGTTAATTCCAAGTGAAATAAACCTTATGCATGTACGACTGTTGCAATGGTTTGATAAACAAAACATTCACCCGCAAATTATGGGTGAGTTTGATGACAGCGCATTGATGAAAACCTTTGGTCAAGCTGGCGTGGGGGCGTTTATTGTGCCGACCGCCATTGCCGATGAAGTGGTGAATCAATACGGTGTTGAATTAATTGGCAGCATCCAAGACGTACGAGAACAGTTTTTTGCGATTACTGCCGAGCGCAGAATTGCCAATCCAGCAGTAGTGGCCATTACCGAGTCGGCGCGCGAATGGCTAGCGTAG
- a CDS encoding HPF/RaiA family ribosome-associated protein: MPSSMKIDMHSQHFPLSEPLQAYIKRRINFALGSQYNNIMRIAVKLSDSKESSGANGKRCQILVKLAGQADVVIEDIQAQIYVAIDRAASRASRSVTRRIARVRNKALRAPDISVADYYSLSDEDDNDPLNSEFVEFTEYPTNSAEEGVTR, translated from the coding sequence ATGCCAAGTAGTATGAAAATTGATATGCATTCACAACACTTTCCACTGAGTGAACCACTGCAAGCCTACATCAAAAGACGGATTAACTTTGCACTTGGGTCCCAGTACAACAACATTATGCGCATTGCGGTCAAGCTGTCAGATAGCAAAGAGAGCAGCGGGGCAAACGGCAAGCGCTGCCAAATTTTGGTTAAGTTAGCTGGCCAAGCCGATGTGGTGATAGAAGACATTCAAGCTCAAATATATGTTGCCATAGACCGCGCAGCTAGCCGGGCTAGTCGCTCGGTAACTCGGCGTATAGCACGGGTGCGCAATAAAGCTCTACGGGCTCCCGACATTAGTGTTGCCGACTATTACAGCTTGAGCGATGAAGACGATAACGATCCACTAAATAGCGAATTTGTAGAGTTCACCGAATACCCAACAAACTCTGCTGAGGAAGGAGTGACAAGATGA
- a CDS encoding Bax inhibitor-1/YccA family protein: protein MNNHPISNTPSHVNESVLATNKVIRNTYALLSMTLMFSGASAAFSMAMNLPHPGIIITLVGYFGLLFATMKLRNSAWGIVCIFALTGFMGLTLGPILTAYLSLPNGGLIVSQAMVATAVIFLSLSAYAITSKKDFSFMGGFLMVGIIVAFLAGLGAIFFAIPALSLGVSAMFVLLMSGLILYETSNIIHGGETNYIMATTSLFVAIFNLFTSLLHILGFLNGED, encoded by the coding sequence ATGAACAATCACCCTATTAGCAATACCCCTAGCCATGTTAACGAGAGCGTATTAGCCACCAATAAAGTTATTCGCAATACTTATGCCTTGCTCTCTATGACGCTTATGTTTAGTGGCGCTAGCGCGGCATTTTCTATGGCGATGAACCTGCCCCACCCCGGTATCATTATCACCTTGGTGGGCTACTTCGGCTTGCTGTTTGCCACCATGAAACTGCGCAATAGTGCTTGGGGCATAGTTTGTATTTTTGCTCTAACTGGCTTTATGGGCTTAACCCTTGGGCCAATCCTTACCGCTTACTTAAGCCTGCCAAATGGCGGCCTGATTGTTAGCCAAGCCATGGTAGCTACCGCAGTGATCTTCCTATCGCTATCTGCTTATGCCATTACCAGCAAAAAAGACTTTAGCTTTATGGGCGGTTTTTTAATGGTGGGCATTATTGTGGCTTTTCTTGCCGGTTTAGGCGCAATTTTCTTTGCCATTCCTGCGCTATCCTTAGGTGTATCGGCGATGTTCGTTCTGTTGATGTCGGGGCTAATTTTGTATGAAACCAGCAACATCATTCATGGCGGAGAAACCAACTACATTATGGCTACAACCTCGTTGTTTGTTGCCATCTTCAATTTGTTCACCAGCTTGCTGCATATTCTTGGTTTTCTTAACGGAGAAGACTAG
- a CDS encoding tellurite resistance TerB family protein, whose translation MINNLLNQFLGASGDAPKTAQQGGGVLGAIPGGLAGGAAAGGLMALLVSNKSARKFAGKAATYGGAAVLGGLAYSAFSNWKKQSSSSQNHHTSQKLEQIDQSSFTSTANNNDFQLTILKAMIASAKADGHIDEQEQQRIFEALEQMALSEQVKSTLYRLMRQPISIGELASEVETIEQKSELYLASCFAINLDNAAEQAHLDGLAYALRLPFDLAEQLQKQAHQAIHEAA comes from the coding sequence ATGATTAACAATTTACTTAACCAGTTTTTAGGTGCTTCTGGCGATGCTCCCAAAACCGCACAGCAAGGTGGTGGAGTATTGGGGGCAATTCCGGGTGGATTAGCCGGAGGCGCTGCAGCGGGTGGCTTAATGGCCTTATTAGTAAGTAACAAATCTGCACGAAAGTTTGCTGGCAAAGCGGCAACCTATGGCGGTGCAGCGGTACTGGGTGGCTTAGCTTATAGCGCTTTTAGTAACTGGAAAAAGCAATCTAGCTCTTCGCAAAACCACCATACTAGCCAAAAATTAGAGCAAATCGATCAATCCAGCTTTACCAGTACCGCCAATAACAACGATTTTCAGCTCACGATACTTAAAGCGATGATCGCATCTGCCAAGGCAGACGGGCACATTGACGAGCAAGAACAGCAACGAATTTTTGAAGCACTAGAACAAATGGCGCTTAGCGAGCAAGTAAAATCAACCTTGTATCGACTAATGCGCCAGCCTATTTCCATTGGCGAGTTGGCCAGTGAAGTAGAAACCATCGAGCAAAAATCTGAGCTCTACTTGGCCTCTTGCTTTGCTATCAACTTAGATAACGCTGCTGAGCAAGCACACTTAGATGGCCTAGCCTACGCTCTGCGCCTGCCCTTCGATTTAGCCGAGCAGCTTCAAAAGCAAGCCCATCAAGCCATACATGAGGCAGCCTAA
- a CDS encoding DUF2986 domain-containing protein, with product MNRKKKINETLKKKAKKANAKKQNSNKPRYVSKAERAALEAEQANNEQAATPLSEENNAKP from the coding sequence GTGAACCGCAAAAAGAAAATCAACGAAACGCTGAAGAAAAAAGCTAAAAAAGCCAACGCTAAAAAGCAAAATAGCAACAAACCGCGCTATGTTTCAAAAGCTGAGCGCGCCGCTTTAGAAGCTGAGCAAGCAAACAATGAACAGGCTGCAACTCCCCTCTCAGAAGAAAACAACGCCAAGCCTTAG